GCACCCGTGTGCGCGTGCTCGAATCGTTGACTCAAGCCGAGCGCACGCTGCTGTGCAACGTGCGCCAGTTGGACCAGTACCGGCAAGGGTTCTACAACTCGGTCGTCACCGGCCGCGCGACGGGAGACAGTCCCAACCGAAACCCCGGTCTGACCGGCGTGGGGTCGGCGGGGGTGGGCGTCACGAACCTGACCGGCACCGGCACGGTGGGCGGCTACCTGGGCTTGCTCCAAGTGCAGCAGCAAATCCGCAACCAGCGGTTCAACATCACCGGCCTGCGCGACAGCCTGGCTCAGTTGCAAGAGATGTTCGACGCGGGACGCATTCCCAATCCGCTGCAAGTCGAGCAGTCGCGCCAAGCGCTCTACACCGGCCAAACCACCCTGATCAACAACATCGCGTCTTACCAGACGCGACTTGACGCCTTCAAGATTCAGCTCGGCTTGCCGCCGCACTTGGAGGTGCGGATCAAGGACAATTTCCTCGATCCGTTCATGCTGATCGACGACTCGATCAACGACTTGCAAGATCGGCTGGAAGACTTGCTCGACGAGGCCCGCATGGAGCGCGCTGAACCGAACCTGGAACGGATGGCCGACATTTTGGATCGGACGCTAGCGTTTCACGACATCTCCGAGTCAGAGCTGTCCACCGCGAAGGACGATCTGGCCAAGGCGCTGGCGGCGCGCGAACCCCGACGGGCACAACTGCTCGGGCTGAGCAAGCGTCCCGAAATCTTGCAAGGGATGGTCGACATTCGCCCTTACCAGCCCGACCAGTTGGATGAACGCCTCGAGCGAATCGAGAAGAACGTGGCGCAGCTCGACACCGGCCTGGCCGATTCGTGGACCAAGCTGAAGCTGATGCGCGAACAGCTCGCGCAGCAGCCGCTGCCCGAGACCGCCGTGGCGATGGTCGAACTGATAACCAATCTGTCGAGCCAACTGCTGGAACTGTCCCTGGCCCAGGCGGCGTCTCGGCTCGAAACGGTGACGCTGATTCCGGTCGAGCTGACCGACCTCGAAGCGTTGGACATCGCGCGGCAAAACCGCCGCGACTGGATGAACGCCCGCTCGGCGCTGGTGGATAACTGGCGACAAATCGAGTTTACGGCCAACGCGCTGCGCAGCGGCCTGAACGTGAGCTTCGCCGGCGACCTGCGCAGCATCAACGATGTGCCGTTCAACTTCCGCGACTCGACCGGCCGGTTGCAAGTGGGGGTGACGTTCGACGCTCCGCTGACCCGTTACCTCGAGCGGAACGACTTCCGCGAAGCGATCGTCGACTATCAACGGGCGCGGCGCGCGTACATGTTGTTCGAGGATCGGGTCAGCCAAGGGTTGCGGGCCACGTTGCGTATCCTGCGGCTCAACGCGTTGAACTTCGAGCTGCGCCGCGCGGCCGTGATCACGGCCGTCAAGACGGTCGACCTGGCGCGCGAACGCTTGCGCGAGCCGCCGCGCGCCGCGGCCGCGGCCGGCGTATCGACCATTTCGCCCACCACGGCGCGCGACTTGGTGTCGGCGCTCAGCGACTTGCTGAATGCGCAGAACGACTTCCTGAGCGTGTGGGTCAACTATGAATCACTGCGAATGAGCTTGGACTTTGAACTGGGAACCTTACGACTTGACGCGCAAGGGGAATGGATCGACCCGGGCAAGATCGACGCCACCCGTGGCATGGACGCCGACTTCTCCGACGCGCCGAGCGGGCACTTGAGCTGGCCGGACTACAAGCACCTGGTCCCCGAGGAGTTGCCCAAGACCAAGCCAGCCGACGCGGAGGAGCTCCCCCCTAAGGCACCTGCCGTCGAAGAATTACCCAAGAAGCCAGTCCCGCCGCCACCCCTGCCAGGCGACCAGCCGAGGCCGCGCCCCGAGCTGCCGGGTCCGAAACCTGCGCCGGCTGACAAGACTGAGAAAGATAAGGATGGTCGAAAACGCCTTGTATCTACCGCAAACCACCCCAAGCGGGGGATGTAACCATCAATTGTTGTTTATCCCATACCTTGTGTTGGGTTATACTGCCGGCGCGGCCCCCAAGGTAACGAACCCGTAAGGCCGCACCCGCCGTTAAGAAACCGCCACCCTCAAGGGCCGGTTTCCCTGCCTGTTGTTAACCCCCATTAAGTGCTTTGGTCCTCTTGCTGTATCCGACGGTTTGCCGTCCATCGGCTCGGACTGTCCTGACAATTGCTGAGCCGAGGATCGGGGCTCGCTCGCCTCGGGTGGCAATGAAGCTGCCCGCCGAACTTGCCTCCAGACCGCCAGAGAAAGGCCAATCATGACGACGAAGCCCAAGCTGGAATCAGTGCGCCAACCGCGAAAGAAGAAGTGGACGGCGCTGGTGCTATCGGTGCTGTTGATCGCGGGTGTCGCCACCGGCGCCTGGTTCCGCGCTGGTCGGGCGGACGACGGGCTCCCCGAGACGCCCCCCATGACGGCCGAAGTCGTTGAAGGGCCGTTCCTCAACGAAGTGGTCGAGCGGGGCGACATCGACAGCTCGAGCAACGTCGAAGTCCGCAGCGAGGTTCGCTCGCGCACGTCGGTGGGGACCACGATTCTCGAAATCGTTCCCGAGGGGACGCGCGTCGAGCCGGGCGACTTTCTGGTCCGGCTGGACGATTCGGCGCTGCAAACCGAATTGATCCAGCAACAGATCATCGTCAAGAACAGCGAAGCCCTGATGATCCAGGCCGCCACCGCGGTCGAGACCGCCATCCTGACATTGCAAGAATACGAGTCGGGCACCTACAAGCAGAGCGTCGAAGAACTGCAAGCCGCCAAGCTGGTGGCCGAGGAGAATCTGCGTCGCGCCGAGGAGTATCTGCTGTACAGCGAACGACTGGCGACCAAGGGCTATGTCACGACCATTCAGCTTGACGCCGATCGGTTCGCGGTGCAGAAGGCCCAGAAGGATCTCGACGTCGCCGAAACCAAGCTCGACGTGGTGACCAACTTCACCAAGGAAAAGACGGTCAAGCGCTACGAGGCCGACATCCAGGCGGCCGAGGCCCGGCTGCGCGCCGCCAAGGATAGCCATCAGATCGAACTGAGCTCGCTGAACAAGATCGAAACGCAAATCGCCAAGTGCGCGATCAACGCTCCGGTCGCCGGCCAGGTGGTCTATGCCAATGAAACGGGCCGCGCCACCGAGCCGTTGATCGCCGAAGGGCGCGTGGTCCGCGAGCGGCAGACGATCGTCCGGCTGCCCGATCATGAGAAGATGCAAGTCACCGCCAAGGTGAATGAATCGCGCGTCGACCTGATCAAGTCAGGGCAGACCGTGGCGATTCACGTCGACGCCTTGCCGGGCGTGGTGCTGACCGGCTCGGTGCGCAAGGTGGCCGAGTATCCGCTGCCGACCAGCGTATTTACCGGCAACGTCAAGAACTACCAGACCGACATCGACATTCACGACCCGCCCGAGGATTTGCGCCCCGGCATGACCGCCGAGGTGAACATTCTGGTCGAGCAGCGCGAACTGGCGATGCAGGTGCCGATCCAGGCGATTGTCGAACGTGGCGGCCGGCACTTCTGTTTGATCGAAGACGACACCACGCACCGGTTGTCGGCTCGCGAAGTGGAAATCAGCTCGAGCAACGACACGCAATTGGTCGTCGAGTCGGGCCTGAAGCTGGGCGAGCGGGTGGTGATCTCGCCGAACCCATACCTGGAAAGCGTGCAACTGCCCGACGGCGAAGACACGCAAGAACCGAAGATGGCGATCCATCGCCGCGCGCAGCGTTCGGCCGAAGACGCCCACGTGGCGCAAAAGCCGATCGAGCACGTCGTCAAGAAGCCGGTCGTCGAAGTGGCGCGGGGGGAATAGGCCCCTGCGCCGTTGCGCCGAGTTCGCCACGCCTGGTGGCCACAAGGCCCCCGGTCATTGACCGGGGGCTAATGTGTAACTCGACGCGCCTTTTCGATCAACGTATTGCCAACCACGCGCCGCCGCCATGCATTTACTGTTTCGCCCCCGCACCTGGTATCTAGGCTTCAAGCACCTGGCGCTCCATCCGATGCGCTCGCTGCTGACCGTGCTGGGAATCTTTATCGGCGTGGCGAGCGTCATCTGGCTGTTGGCGATTGGTGAAGGGATCAGCCTGAAAGCCCAAGAACAAATCGCCGGGCTGGGGGCCGAGAACATCATCGTTCGCTCGTTGCAGCCGACCAGTGACAAGTCCTCAGGCAACTTAACCGTTGTGCCTTACGGTATCACGCGGCGCGACTTCGAGCGGATGACCGAAACGATTCCCAGCGTTCGCCAAGGGATTCCCATTCGCGAGCTGCGGCGGCGATTCAGCTACAGCGATCACGAACTCGACGGTCGGCTGGTCGGTTGCTCGGCCGAATATGCCGAGTTGAATCACCTGGAAGTCAGCCGCGGCCGATTCCTGAGCGACGCCGACGTGCAGCGCCGCGCGACGGTCTGTGTGCTGGCGGCCGAGACTGCCGAAAAGCTGTTCCCCTACGAAGACCCGCTGGGGCGCTCGATCCACGTCGACCAGGACTATTACTCGGTCGTCGGCGTGCTCGAACATCGCAACGCCACGGCCGGCATCGGCGGCTCGCTCGATTCACAGGACTTTTCCTCCGACGTTTACATTCCGGTCAGCACGCTCTGGCAGCGGATCGGCGACATGGTCACCACTTACCGATCCGGCTCGCGCGTGTCCGAGATCGTCGAGCTCAGCCAGGTGACGCTCCGACTCCGCACGGTCGAAGACGTGCTGCCGACGGCCCAGGCGGTGCGCGAGTTGCTGTCGCATCACCATCGATCGAGCGACTTTGCCGTGGTCGTGCCGCTGGAATTGCTTGAACAAGCCGAGCGGACGCGGTTGATGTTCATGGTGCTGATGGGGCTGATCGCGGCCATCTCGCTGGTGGTCGGCGGCATCGGCATCATGAACATCATGCTGGCCACGGTCACCGAGCGGACCCGCGAGATCGGCATCCGCCGCGCGTTGGGGGCCAAGAAGCGCGACATCGTCGGGCAGTTTCTGGCCGAGACCATGCTCCTGTCGGCGGCCGGCGGACTGACCGGAGTGCTGGCCGGGCTCAGTTGCACGCCCGTGGTGATCGGCCTGCGATATCTGGTGGCGAACCTGTTTCCGCGCATGCTGGCCAATGCGCCGGAGATTGTCCAGACCATCGAGCCGACGATCGTGATGTGGTCGATCCCGGTGGCGTTTGGGATCGCGGTGCTGATCGGCGTGATGTTCGGGCTCTACCCAGCCCGCCGCGCCGCCTCGATGGATCCGATCGTCGCGCTACGGCATGTGGCGTGAGTGGCGGGTAGAAGCGATTAGCAATTAGCGGCTAGCGATTAGTATGAGCTGGCGTGCAATTGATCCATCGCCACCGAGCCGGCACAAACCCTTCTCCCCCCGGGAGAAGGTGGCCGAAGGCAATACTGTTCGGCACGATTTTTGTCCAGGCAGTACGAACAGCGCGTGAAAAGACTGGGTAAGAAAAGGCAATCGCTGTTAGCCCTTTGATTCACTTCGCCAAACCTCCCCGATCACTTGCGTTCACAACTCCCCATTCGGATTACCATATCAAGAGAGTATGTGCCCGCTTCAAGCACGTTTTGTGCCGAACAGTATTGGGCCGAAGGCCGGATGAGGGTCCGCTCGCCACGTCAACTCGCGCCAGCCGGACGCGCACCACGAACCTCTAGCCTCTTCTGATTTCCGACCCGCGGAAGGAAATCTGGCTGCGGTAGACCGCCTTGGTGCGGACTTGAATCTGCCCGGTCTCCAGGTCGACGCGCTCGGGAATCTCTTGAATGTGCTTGTCGACCACGGCGTGAAAGCCGCGCTCGGAGAAGATGTCGATCAAC
The window above is part of the Planctomycetota bacterium genome. Proteins encoded here:
- a CDS encoding efflux RND transporter periplasmic adaptor subunit, with the protein product MTTKPKLESVRQPRKKKWTALVLSVLLIAGVATGAWFRAGRADDGLPETPPMTAEVVEGPFLNEVVERGDIDSSSNVEVRSEVRSRTSVGTTILEIVPEGTRVEPGDFLVRLDDSALQTELIQQQIIVKNSEALMIQAATAVETAILTLQEYESGTYKQSVEELQAAKLVAEENLRRAEEYLLYSERLATKGYVTTIQLDADRFAVQKAQKDLDVAETKLDVVTNFTKEKTVKRYEADIQAAEARLRAAKDSHQIELSSLNKIETQIAKCAINAPVAGQVVYANETGRATEPLIAEGRVVRERQTIVRLPDHEKMQVTAKVNESRVDLIKSGQTVAIHVDALPGVVLTGSVRKVAEYPLPTSVFTGNVKNYQTDIDIHDPPEDLRPGMTAEVNILVEQRELAMQVPIQAIVERGGRHFCLIEDDTTHRLSAREVEISSSNDTQLVVESGLKLGERVVISPNPYLESVQLPDGEDTQEPKMAIHRRAQRSAEDAHVAQKPIEHVVKKPVVEVARGE
- a CDS encoding ABC transporter permease; this translates as MHLLFRPRTWYLGFKHLALHPMRSLLTVLGIFIGVASVIWLLAIGEGISLKAQEQIAGLGAENIIVRSLQPTSDKSSGNLTVVPYGITRRDFERMTETIPSVRQGIPIRELRRRFSYSDHELDGRLVGCSAEYAELNHLEVSRGRFLSDADVQRRATVCVLAAETAEKLFPYEDPLGRSIHVDQDYYSVVGVLEHRNATAGIGGSLDSQDFSSDVYIPVSTLWQRIGDMVTTYRSGSRVSEIVELSQVTLRLRTVEDVLPTAQAVRELLSHHHRSSDFAVVVPLELLEQAERTRLMFMVLMGLIAAISLVVGGIGIMNIMLATVTERTREIGIRRALGAKKRDIVGQFLAETMLLSAAGGLTGVLAGLSCTPVVIGLRYLVANLFPRMLANAPEIVQTIEPTIVMWSIPVAFGIAVLIGVMFGLYPARRAASMDPIVALRHVA